A genomic window from Lycium barbarum isolate Lr01 chromosome 4, ASM1917538v2, whole genome shotgun sequence includes:
- the LOC132635356 gene encoding small ribosomal subunit protein eS30z/eS30y/eS30x, with amino-acid sequence MGKVHGSLARAGKVRGQTPKVAKQDKKKKPRGRAHKRMQYNRRFVTAVVGFGKKRGPNSSEK; translated from the exons ATGG GTAAGGTACACGGATCATTAGCACGTGCTGGTAAGGTAAGAGGACAAACACCAAAGGTAGCAAAACAGGATAAGAAAAAGAAGCCTAGAGGACGTGCCCACAAGCGTATGCAATACAATCGCAGATTCGTCACTGCTG TTGTTGGCTTTGGAAAGAAGAGAGGACCAAACTCTTCTGAGAAGTAG
- the LOC132635357 gene encoding cellulose synthase-like protein D3, with the protein MTSRSFKASDSQQGKASGVTFARRTSSGRYVNLSRESLDSETSGIEFANYTVHIPPTPDNQPMDPSISQRVEEQYVSSSLFTGGYNSVTRAHLMDKVIESETNHPQMAGAKGSSCAIPGCDGKVMSDERGEDILPCECDFKICRDCYVDAVKTGDGICPGCKEPYKSTDLAENAVDPSGRPLTLPSNVSMSKMERRLSLMRSGNKSAIIRSHSGLMRSQTGDFDHNKWLFETKGTYGYGNAIWPKDEGFGNDKDDNAGEPSELLNKPWRPLTRKLKIPAAVISPYRLLILIRVVVLGLFLQWRITHPNDDAIWLWYMSIICEIWFAISWLLDQLPKLCPVNRATDLNVLKEKFETPTPTNPTGKSDLPGIDIFVSTADPEKEPPLVTANTILSILAADYPVEKLSCYISDDGGALLTFEAMAEAASFSNTWVPFCRKHDIEPRNPETYFSLKRDPYKNKVRQDFVKDRRRVKREYDEFKVRINSLPDSIRRRSDAYNAREEIKAMKLQREAAGDELLEPIKITKATWMADGTHWPGTWMASAPEHTRGDHAGILQVMLKPPSDEPLHGNSADDRLIDLTEVDIRLPLLVYVSREKRPGYDHNKKAGAMNALVRASAIMSNGPFILNLDCDHYIYNSQAIREGMCFMMDRGGDRICYVQFPQRFEGIDPSDRYANHNTVFFDVNMRALDGLQGPMYVGTGCLFRRTALYGFDPPRTKEHHPGCCSCCFGQRKSKATVSSVDNDNRALRMADFDDEEMNLAAFPKRFGNSSFLIDSIPVAEFQGRPLADHPAVKNGRPPGALTIPRELLDASTVAEAISVISCWYEDKTEWGNRVGWIYGSVTEDVVTGYRMHNRGWRSIYCVTKRDAFRGTAPINLTDRLHQVLRWATGSVEIFFSRNNAFLASPRMKILQRIAYLNVGIYPFTSIFLIVYCFLPALSLFSGQFIVQSLNVTFLTYLLAITLTLCALAVLEIKWSGISLEEWWRNEQFWLIGGTSAHLAAVLQGLLKVVAGIEISFTLTSKSAADDDDEFADLYIIKWTSLFIPPIVIMMTNLIAIAVGVSRTIYSTIPQWSRLLGGVFFSFWVLAHLYPFAKGLMGRRGRTPTIVFVWSGLIAITISLLWVAINPPAGATEIGGSFQFP; encoded by the exons ATGACTTCAAGATCCTTTAAAGCTTCTGATTCCCAACAGGGTAAGGCTTCTGGTGTTACTTTTGCAAGGAGGACCTCGTCGGGTCGGTATGTGAACTTATCAAGGGAATCACTGGATAGTGAGACTAGTGGCATTGAATTTGCAAACTACACAGTGCATATCCCTCCAACCCCTGATAATCAACCTATGGATCCTTCAATTTCTCAGAGGGTTGAAGAGCAGTACGTGTCGAGTTCCTTGTTTACCGGTGGTTATAACAGTGTGACTCGTGCTCACTTGATGGATAAGGTAATTGAATCAGAAACTAACCATCCCCAGATGGCTGGTGCTAAAGGTTCTTCTTGTGCTATACCGGGTTGTGATGGGAAAGTCATGAGTGATGAAAGGGGTGAAGATATTCTTCCTTGTGAGTGTGATTTTAAAATTTGCCGGGATTGTTACGTTGATGCTGTCAAAACTGGTGATGGGATATGTCCTGGTTGTAAAGAGCCTTACAAAAGCACTGATTTAGCTGAGAATGCTGTTGATCCTTCTGGACGACCTCTGACTTTACCTTCAAACGTTAGCATGTCTAAAATGGAAAGGAGGTTGTCATTGATGCGATCGGGTAATAAGTCAGCGATAATAAGAAGCCACTCGGGGTTGATGAGGAGTCAAACAGGGGATTTTGATCATAATAAATGGTTATTTGAGACAAAAGGAACGTATGGCTATGGAAATGCTATATGGCCAAAGGATGAGGGGTTTGGAAATGACAAAGACGATAATGCTGGTGAGCCTTCTGAACTTCTGAACAAGCCTTGGAGGCCTCTTACACGTAAGCTGAAGATACCCGCTGCAGTTATCAGCCCATACCG GCTGTTGATTCTTATTCGCGTTGTTGTTCTTGGACTATTTCTTCAATGGAGAATTACCCATCCAAACGATGACGCTATATGGTTATGGTATATGTCCATAATCTGTGAGATTTGGTTTGCAATCTCTTGGCTGCTTGACCAGCTTCCAAAGTTATGCCCCGTTAACCGTGCTACCGATCTTAatgttttgaaagaaaaatttgaAACCCCAACTCCTACCAATCCCACAGGAAAATCTGATCTTCCAGGTATAGACATATTTGTCTCTACTGCGGATCCCGAGAAAGAGCCACCACTAGTCACTGCAAACACGATACTGTCTATCCTTGCGGCTGATTACCCTGTCGAAAAGCTTTCGTGCTATATTTCTGATGATGGAGGTGCTCTTCTGACATTTGAAGCAATGGCAGAAGCTGCAAGTTTTTCCAACACTTGGGTGCCTTTTTGTCGTAAACATGATATCGAACCAAGGAACCCAGAAACCTACTTCAGCTTGAAGAGAGACCCGTACAAGAACAAAGTACGTCAAGATTTTGTGAAGGACCGCAGACGGGTGAAGCGTGAATATGATGAATTTAAGGTTCGAATCAATAGCCTTCCTGATTCAATTCGTCGGCGTTCTGATGCATATAATGCTCGAGAAGAAATCAAGGCTATGAAGCTTCAGCGAGAGGCAGCTGGGGATGAGCTTTTGGAACCCATCAAGATAACAAAGGCCACTTGGATGGCAGATGGAACCCACTGGCCTGGTACATGGATGGCTTCTGCTCCCGAGCACACTAGGGGTGATCATGCAGGAATCTTACAG GTTATGTTAAAACCTCCAAGTGATGAACCCTTACATGGAAACTCTGCTGATGACCGTCTAATTGATTTAACAGAAGTTGATATTCGGCTCCCCTTGCTGGTGTATGTCTCTCGTGAGAAGCGTCCTGGCTATGATCATAACAAAAAGGCTGGAGCGATGAATGCCTTGGTCCGAGCTTCGGCCATCATGTCTAATGGTCCCTTTATTCTCAACCTTGATTGTGATCACTACATCTACAACTCGCAGGCTATTAGGGAGGGAATGTGTTTTATGATGGACCGTGGTGGGGATAGAATCTGTTATGTTCAGTTTCCTCAACGTTTTGAGGGAATTGATCCTTCTGACCGTTATGCTAATCACAACACTGTTTTCTTTGATGTCAACATGCGTGCCCTTGATGGCCTTCAAGGTCCAATGTATGTGGGGACTGGTTGCCTCTTCCGCAGAACTGCTCTTTATGGTTTTGACCCACCACGAACCAAGGAACACCACCCTGGTTGCTGCAGCTGTTGTTTTGGTCAGCGCAAGAGTAAGGCTACCGTGTCTTCTGTCGATAATGACAACAGGGCACTTAGAATGGCGGATTTTGATGACGAGGAGATGAATCTTGCTGCCTTTCCTAAAAGGTTTGGTAACTCAAGTTTCCTCATTGATTCCATTCCAGTCGCAGAATTCCAAGGTAGACCACTTGCTGATCATCCTGCAGTAAAGAATGGACGACCACCTGGTGCTCTAACTATCCCAAGGGAACTTCTTGATGCCTCCACTGTTGCTGAAGCGATCAGTGTCATTTCATGTTGGTATGAGGACAAAACTGAATGGGGTAATAGAGTTGGATGGATTTATGGGTCTGTTACTGAAGACGTGGTGACGGGGTATAGGATGCATAATAGGGGTTGGAGATCTATTTACTGTGTGACAAAGAGAGATGCATTCCGTGGCACTGCACCGATCAATCTCACTGACAGGCTTCACCAAGTGCTTCGATGGGCCACTGGTTCTGTTGAAATCTTCTTCTCTCGCAACAACGCTTTTTTGGCTAGTCCCAGGATGAAAATTTTGCAACGGATTGCCTATCTCAATGTCGGTATCTACCCTTTCACCTCGATATTCCTAATTGTTTACTGCTTCCTCCCAGCACTTTCACTATTCTCTGGTCAGTTCATCGTCCAGTCCCTGAACGTCACCTTCCTCACATATCTCCTTGCGATCACATTGACTCTCTGCGCGCTTGCGGTTCTCGAGATCAAGTGGTCCGGGATTTCTTTGGAAGAGTGGTGGCGTAATGAGCAATTTTGGTTAATTGGGGGCACAAGTGCCCATCTTGCTGCTGTGCTTCAAGGGCTGCTAAAAGTGGTTGCTGGCATTGAGATTTCATTTACACTGACATCAAAATCTGcagctgatgatgatgatgaatttgcTGATCTCTATATCATCAAATGGACTTCCCTTTTTATCCCACCCATTGTGATCATGATGACTAACTTGATCGCGATAGCTGTTGGTGTAAGCCGGACAATATATAGCACGATACCACAATGGAGCCGGTTGCTAGGAGGGGTTTTCTTCAGTTTTTGGGTGCTGGCTCATCTCTATCCTTTTGCAAAGGGATTGATGGGAAGGCGCGGAAGGACACCTACAATTGTATTTGTCTGGTCAGGACTTATCGCCATTACCATTTCGCTTCTGTGGGTTGCCATCAACCCCCCTGCTGGTGCTACTGAAATTGGAGGGTCATTCCAGTTCCCTTGA